GGACGTAGGGGTGTACCGTGGAAACCAGCTAGTCCACATGGCTCCGCCAGCCTCCCAGATGAACCGCCTTATCGACGATCTTCTTTCCTGGCTTAAGCAAACCGATCTTCACCCGCTGATTGCCAGCTCGGTATTTCACTACGAGTTTGAATTTATTCATCCCTTCTCGGATGGAAATGGTCGGATGGGACGGCTGTGGCAAACGTTGATCTTAAGCCAGTGGCGTGCAGAGCTTGCATGGTTGCCCGTTGAAACACTCATTCACTTCCAGCAAGCGCGCTATTACCAGATTTTAGGGCAATGCGATCGGGCCAGTGACTGCACGGCATTCGTGGCGTTTATGTTGCAAAATTTGGCCGAAGCTTTGCGGGAAGGCATCGATATGACATCCGCCATGTCGGAAAAAATGTCGGAAGAATTGTCGGAAAAGGAACTCACTATCCTTGAGCTGCTTACCGTTCAGCCGCAAATGACTGCGGTGATGTTGGCCTCTGTATTGGGCGTGACTTCCCGCACAGCGGAACGTTATCTCCGTTCTTTGCAAACAAAAGGTAAATTAAAACGCCTGGGGGCAAGGAAAGGGGGAAGCTGGCAGGTCATGCGCTGACCTGCACCGTTAGCTAAACCGTAATTATCTCTGTTCCTGTTTTACCCAGCAGTTCTTTTTCCTGCTTTCCGATCCCATCATCCGTGATCACACAGTCGATTTTCTCCATCGGCAGCACCTGGTTAAAGCCGCGACGGTTGAACTTGCTGGCGTCCAGCACGGCAACCACCTTGTGTGCGGCAGCGGCCATCACGCTGCTGATGGAGTAACCCTCATTGAAAGTGGTTATGCCATTAGTGGCATCGATACCGTCAGCCCCAACAAACATCAAATCGGCACTGATGCCAGTCAGCGAACGCTCGGCGATAGTGCCGTGCATAGAGTGCGTTTTATGGCGCACCGTGCCGCCGCAGACTACCAGCGTAATGTCTTTGTTCTCTGATAGGGCAAACGCGGCGGGCAGGCTGTTAGTGATGACCGTAATATTGGCTTTTTTGGTCAACGCCTCGGCGATCAGCATCGTGGTGCTTCCGCTATCCAGAATGATCGTCATCCCTTCTTCAATCATGGCCGCCGCTGCTTGTGCGATGCGTTTTTTCGGATCGCTCGCCAGCTGGTAACGGTCTTCCAGGACGACTTCCTGACTTTCGCTTTCGGCCAGATTGCTGCCAGGCCTTGCGGCGCCACCGTGAAAGCGAGTGACCAGTCCTTTTTCTTCCAACAGGCGCAGGTCTGTTCGAATAGTCACTTCTGAAATGCCAAACATATTCGACAGATCCAGCACCATCACGCTGCCATGCGTGTTGACGAGGTCAACGATTTTATTCCTTCGCTCAAATGAATTCATATTGAAATGCCTGATAATTAACTGCCTCCTATTCTAATCGAAGGTATGCGAAAGGGGTACGGTAATATTCGAAAGTAAATGTGAGCCAGCTCAGGTTTGCTGGCTCGCGAGGTTATGCGAAGCGCAGCATAATTTTGCCCTGCATGGGTGAACCGTTCAGGGCCTGCACGGCCTGAGCAAAGCTTTCACTGTCGCCACTGTGCGCGACAAGC
The sequence above is a segment of the Enterobacter hormaechei ATCC 49162 genome. Coding sequences within it:
- a CDS encoding Fic family protein, producing MSRYQPPFTITPFILNQVVEIGELLGHWAAHSGRTSPLLRKENRIRTIQASLAIEHNSLTTGQVTAIMDGKRVLAPEKDIQEVRNAILAYEKLPEWKPWKLNDLLSAHRLLMLGLVDHPGKLRNGDVGVYRGNQLVHMAPPASQMNRLIDDLLSWLKQTDLHPLIASSVFHYEFEFIHPFSDGNGRMGRLWQTLILSQWRAELAWLPVETLIHFQQARYYQILGQCDRASDCTAFVAFMLQNLAEALREGIDMTSAMSEKMSEELSEKELTILELLTVQPQMTAVMLASVLGVTSRTAERYLRSLQTKGKLKRLGARKGGSWQVMR
- a CDS encoding DeoR/GlpR family DNA-binding transcription regulator — translated: MNSFERRNKIVDLVNTHGSVMVLDLSNMFGISEVTIRTDLRLLEEKGLVTRFHGGAARPGSNLAESESQEVVLEDRYQLASDPKKRIAQAAAAMIEEGMTIILDSGSTTMLIAEALTKKANITVITNSLPAAFALSENKDITLVVCGGTVRHKTHSMHGTIAERSLTGISADLMFVGADGIDATNGITTFNEGYSISSVMAAAAHKVVAVLDASKFNRRGFNQVLPMEKIDCVITDDGIGKQEKELLGKTGTEIITV